Sequence from the Gloeocapsopsis dulcis genome:
GTAATGTCTAAATCTTGGGCAGAACCGATTCATCAACTGCGGCATGAACTCGGCTTACCGCCCCTCGCTGGTAATCCCTTTATTGATGATAAGTATTCTCCTTACCTGGTGCTGGCGGTGTTCTCGTCAGCTTTTGCAAAGCCTCAACCGGATTGGGCGGCAAATACAGCGCTCACAGGGTTTACATTCTATGATGGCAGCGAAGGTGGGGCAGACCTTACATCAGAACTGGAGCAGTTTTTGGATGCGGGTGAACCACCGATCGTGTTTACCCTTGGTTCAGCCGCAGTTATGGCTCCTGGTCGCTTTTACCAGGAAAGCATTCAAGCCGCAAAGCACTTAAACCGCCGTGCTGTGTTGCTGATTGGTAAGAATGCCTCTCCAGAAAACCTGTCAGACGATATTATTGCTGTCAATTATGTGCCATACTCTCAAATTTTTCCGCGTGCTTGTGCGATCATGCATCAAGGCGGCATTGGCACAACAGCTCAGGCATTACGGGTAGGTCGTCCAACGCTGGTGATGCCCTACAGCCATGACCAACCAGACAATGCAGCGAGAGTTGAACGCCTAGGAACTTCGCGTACTATTTCCCGTAAACATTATACAGCAGTGCGAGTTGCCAGACAGTTACGTGAGTTGTTAGAAAATCCAAACTATGCCGCTAAAGCAGCAGAAATTGGACGTATTATCCAAGCAGAAAAAGGGGTTGGTGTGGCGTGTAATGCGATTGAAAAACAGCTTCAAGCCGTTCCAATTTTATCGTAAGTGCCAGCAGCCCAACACTTCACGGCAGTGGACGGGCGCAAGCCGCTTGTGGGTAGTTCGAGATTATCTACCGCCGCTGCGTTTTGCCGTTAGCTTGCTTCATTTGTCGGTTAGGGCGTAGGTGAAAGTTATCGATGACGCAGTCAGACTTGAATTAAAATTAATTGCAAACGTTGAGAGGTCCTGCCATGTCGCATTTCCAGCTCATCTGGCTTTCCAGTGCGATCGCTTTGCTAAGTACAGGGATTTTGACGGTTACGGCAGTCTTGGGTGCTTCTCTCACTTTACGGACAACACAGAAGCTCCAGCTTACACGAGGGCAAGCATTTAAGTACCACCGTTTCATCTCCATCCTAGGAATTGCGCTGGTTCTGCTTCATCCGATTCCCCTAGTTTTTGCTCAATCAACCACAGGTGTAAGCTTTGCCGCTATCTTTGTTCCGTTTCTGGCAGCGAAGAAAGTAACCATCATTGCAGTCGGTGTGTTTGCTCTCTACGTTCTGCTGGTCATTTTAGTTTCCTCGCTCTACATGAAGTATTTGAAGCAGAAACTATGGCGCGTGCTGCATTACGGCAGCTATTTGTTTTTTGGTTTAGGATTTTGGCACGGTTTATCTATTTCTGACCAATTTGAGCCAAATGCAGAAGTAAGCTTGTTAGACCCGAAGAAAATAGTCCTAGAAGTAGAGATTGTTGTTTTACTCTTGCTTGTGCTGTGGCGCATTGTGCGACATCGAAATCAGCATCAATCAACAAGGTAATAAACAGGTTTTATGCTACTCAGATTTTTGCAGTTTTTAGCCGTTGTCTTAATGGGTGTGCAGTTAGGCGTTTCCTACGCACATTTTATGCAAATGCCGGGGAAATTGACACTTCCTCTAGATTGCTACATTTTGGTACAGAACCAAGTCATTAGTTACCGAGTTAAGTTAGCTTTTATTGAAATTCCATCTATTGCTTCCGCAACAGCAACAACGGTACTGATTCGCAATCATCAAAAAGCTTTTTGGCTCACCTTGATTGGAGCAGTTTGTATGGTTTTAATGTAAGTAGTTTGGGCAATCTGGATTCAACCAATTAACCAACAGATTGATGGTTGGACTGCAACAACAGCTCCGAGTAACTGGGTTGATATTCGCTATCAATGGCACTTCTATCACTT
This genomic interval carries:
- a CDS encoding glycosyltransferase, coding for MSRIVLTTIGSFGDLHPKIAIALELRKRGHDVVFATHKEYQDKIEALGFEFHRMRPDNTALNDPEEMARMMDLKTGTEYVIKNWVCANLRETYTDLMDSAKDADFIITGEGVVAARLVAEKLGIPWAFAVLQPASFLSVYDPSVLPVLPFLANLRGLGSIANRGVIQLSKVMSKSWAEPIHQLRHELGLPPLAGNPFIDDKYSPYLVLAVFSSAFAKPQPDWAANTALTGFTFYDGSEGGADLTSELEQFLDAGEPPIVFTLGSAAVMAPGRFYQESIQAAKHLNRRAVLLIGKNASPENLSDDIIAVNYVPYSQIFPRACAIMHQGGIGTTAQALRVGRPTLVMPYSHDQPDNAARVERLGTSRTISRKHYTAVRVARQLRELLENPNYAAKAAEIGRIIQAEKGVGVACNAIEKQLQAVPILS
- a CDS encoding ferric reductase-like transmembrane domain-containing protein, with the translated sequence MSHFQLIWLSSAIALLSTGILTVTAVLGASLTLRTTQKLQLTRGQAFKYHRFISILGIALVLLHPIPLVFAQSTTGVSFAAIFVPFLAAKKVTIIAVGVFALYVLLVILVSSLYMKYLKQKLWRVLHYGSYLFFGLGFWHGLSISDQFEPNAEVSLLDPKKIVLEVEIVVLLLLVLWRIVRHRNQHQSTR